Proteins co-encoded in one Arachis hypogaea cultivar Tifrunner chromosome 11, arahy.Tifrunner.gnm2.J5K5, whole genome shotgun sequence genomic window:
- the LOC112719621 gene encoding aspartyl protease family protein 1, with amino-acid sequence MGSSSKLLLLSMTMLSLLLSRCHGYTTFGFSIHHRFSDQVKGILGTQGLPQIGTPHYYAAMAHRDRLFHGRRLAAGDRNPPLTFAAGNDTVDIPAFGSLHFANVSVGTPPLWFLVALDTGSDLFWVPCNCSSCVRGIETQNGKIDFNIYDIDQSSTSKKVLCNSSLCGEQKQCSSSSSSCQYKVDYLSADTSSKGFLVEDVLHLITDDDQTKDANARITLGCGQIETGTFLNGAAPNGLFGLGMENMSVPSVLAKQGLTSNSFSMCFGSDGFGKITFGDSGSSDQGKTPFTVGASHPTYNITITQIILGGNAADVEFYAIFDSGTSYTYLNDPAYSQIAEKFDSLMKAPRHSSQSTSDLPFEYCYDTSPNQSVEVPDLNLTMKGGDDYPVMEPTITVSNGIAEMICLAIVKSNTVNIIGQNFMTGYRIVFDRDNMNLGWKQSNCYDDVLTSTLPANKSHSPAISPAEAANPTVTSDPSRNSGKLSPSHSSRIKPIFALMIVLFLL; translated from the exons ATGGGTTCCTCTTCTAAGCTGTTGTTGTTGTCGATGACGATGCTGAGTTTGTTACTTTCTCGTTGCCATGGATACACCACATTCGGCTTCAGCATACATCACCGCTTTTCGGATCAGGTTAAGGGCATTTTGGGAACTCAAGGATTGCCTCAAATTGGAACTCCTCACTACTATGCTGCTATGGCTCACAGGGATCGACTTTTTCATGGCCGGAGACTCGCCGCCGGAGATCGAAACCCGCCTCTCACCTTCGCCGCCGGCAATGATACTGTTGACATTCCTGCTTTTGGATC TTTGCATTTTGCCAATGTTTCTGTTGGAACACCACCTCTTTGGTTTCTGGTGGCATTGGATACCGGTAGTGATTTATTCTGGGTACCTTGTAATTGTAGCAGTTGTGTGAGGGGTATAGAGACACAAAATGGAAAG ATTGATTTTAACATCTATGATATTGATCAGTCTTCCACTAGCAAGAAAGTTCTATGCAATAGCAGCTTGTGTGGTGAACAAAAACAATGTTCTTCCTCTAGCAGCAGTTGTCAATATAAAGTTGACTATCTTTCGGCTGATACTTCATCTAAAGGATTCTTGGTAGAGGATGTGTTGCATTTGATTACAGATGATGATCAAACAAAGGATGCTAATGCACGAATTACTTTAGG TTGTGGCCAAATTGAGACCGGTACATTTCTAAATGGGGCAGCTCCAAATGGTCTATTTGGACTTGGTATGGAGAACATGTCTGTTCCTAGTGTTCTAGCCAAACAAGGCCTTACTTCGAATTCATTTTCAATGTGTTTTGGATCTGATGGTTTTGGAAAGATCACGTTTGGGGATAGCGGCAGCTCAGACCAAGGAAAAACTCCGTTCACTGTCGGGGCATCACA TCCAACTTATAACATCACCATTACCCAAATCATTTTGGGAGGGAATGCTGCTGATGTTGAGTTCTATGCAATTTTCGACTCTGGCACCTCATATACATACCTAAACGACCCGGCTTATTCACAAATTGCTGAAAAG TTCGATTCACTAATGAAAGCACCACGGCATTCATCTCAGTCAACTTCTGATCTCCCCTTTGAATACTGTTATGACACGAG TCCGAACCAGTCAGTTGAAGTTCCAGATTTGAATCTAACGATGAAAGGTGGAGATGATTATCCTGTGATGGAACCAACAATAACAGTTTCTAATGGG ATTGCAGAAATGATTTGTTTGGCGATTGTGAAAAGCAACACTGTAAATATTATTGGAC AAAACTTTATGACCGGTTACCGTATTGTCTTTGATCGCGATAACATGAATCTTGGTTGGAAACAATCCAATT GTTATGATGATGTACTCACCAGTACATTACCTGCTAACAAATCACACTCTCCTGCTATTTCTCCCGCTGAGGCCGCCAATCCGACAGTTACATCGGACCCTTCGAGAAACTCTGGGAAGCTTTCGCCTAGTCACTCGTCCAGGATCAAACCTATTTTTGCACTTATGATTGTACTATTTCTACTTTAG
- the LOC112719619 gene encoding aspartyl protease family protein 1 isoform X2, giving the protein MDMAPPSSRFRCTTVSLALSASGRPPPPASRHRRRRELSSTTLSLLTTTASSAAATLDPISTPDLLSPTATPPSASAPSDYLLSLHYTTVQLGTPGVKFMVALDTGSDLFWVPCDCTRCAATDGSVFASSLAPDFDLSVYSPNGSTTSKMVTCNNSLCTHRNQCPGTFSNCPYMVSYVSAETSTSGILVEDVLHLTKEDNNDDLVEANIIFGCGQVQSGSFLDVAAPNGLFGLGMEKISVPSILSREGFIADSFSMCFGRDGVGRISFGDKGSLDQEETPFNFNPSHPTYNITVTQVHVGTTLIDVEFTALFDSGTSFTYLVDPIYTKLSDNFHSQVKERRRPPDSRIPFEYCYDMSPDANRSLIPSVSLTMGGGGHFPVYDPIIIITTQNELVYCLAVVKSAELNIIGQNFMTGYHVVFDREKLILGWKKFDCYDIDDHDEIPTRPHSDTVPPAVAAGFGHYPAPDSAAKRTESSSTTVSPPSHHSHSSLLAFFCFLLCCFAYIFRDHSFLWGSGSSR; this is encoded by the exons ATGGACATGGCGCCGCCGTCTTCACGTTTCCGATGCACCACCGTTTCTCTGGCCCTGTCCGCAAGTGGTCGTCCGCCGCCGCCGGCATCCCGCCACCGCCGGAGAAGGGAACTTTCGAGTACTACGCTGAGCTTGCTGACCACGACCGCTTCCTCCGCGGCCGCAACCTTGGATCCGATCTCGACGCCGGACTTGCTTTCTCCGACGGCAACTCCACCTTCCGCATCAGCTCCCTCGGATT ATTTACTCAGTTTGCATTACACGACAGTTCAGCTGGGGACTCCAGGAGTGAAGTTCATGGTGGCCCTTGACACTGGAAGTGACTTATTCTGGGTACCCTGTGATTGCACCAGATGTGCAGCTACCGATGGCTCGGTCTTTGCTTCTTCCTTGGCTCCA GATTTTGACCTTAGTGTGTATAGTCCTAATGGATCGACAACGAGCAAAATGGTGACTTGTAACAATAGTCTGTGCACGCATCGCAACCAATGCCCTGGAACATTCAGTAACTGCCCCTACATGGTCTCTTATGTCTCTGCTGAAACTTCTACGTCGGGAATACTAGTAGAGGATGTTCTGCATTTAACGAAAGAAGATAATAATGATGACCTTGTTGAGGCAAATATTATATTTGG CTGTGGACAAGTACAGAGTGGATCATTCTTAGATGTTGCTGCTCCCAATGGTTTGTTTGGGCTGGGTATGGAGAAAATATCAGTTCCTAGCATATTATCGAGGGAAGGCTTTATAGCAGATTCATTCTCCATGTGTTTTGGACGTGATGGCGTTGGAAGGATAAGTTTTGGGGACAAGGGAAGTCTTGATCAAGAAGAGACTCCATTTAATTTTAATCCATCACA CCCTACCTATAACATCACAGTCACTCAAGTCCATGTAGGCACAACTCTAATTGACGTGGAATTCACTGCTCTTTTTGATTCTGGGACATCTTTCACATACTTGGTTGATCCAATCTATACAAAGCTTTCTGATAAT TTTCATTCCCAAGTAAAAGAAAGGCGGCGTCCACCTGATTCAAGAATCCCTTTTGAATATTGTTATGATATGAG TCCTGATGCAAATAGGAGCTTGATACCTAGTGTGAGTTTAACTATGGGAGGTGGAGGCCATTTTCCTGTTTATGATCCAATAATTATTATCACTACTCAG AACGAACTTGTATATTGTCTAGCAGTTGTCAAGAGTGCCGAATTGAACATAATTGGAC AAAACTTCATGACCGGCTACCATGTTGTATTTGATCGGGAAAAGCTCATCCTAGGATGGAAGAAATTTGATT GTTATGACATTGACGATCATGACGAAATTCCAACAAGACCACACTCAGATACTGTGCCTCCTGCAGTGGCTGCCGGTTTCGGTCATTACCCCGCTCCAGACTCTGCTGCCAAAAGGACAGAAAGCAGTTCCACCACTGTATCACCACCATCCCATCATAGTCATAGTTCACTTCTGGcttttttctgttttctcttgTGTTGTTTTGCTTACATATTCAGGGATCACTCGTTTCTATGGGGGAGTGGTAGTTCACGGTGA
- the LOC112719622 gene encoding pre-rRNA-processing protein esf1, which yields MGSKNNVKTNKSKKKKDNSEKHNSNNDFDEKNNNTNDGSNNVISDPRFSSLHTDPRFREDAPKHKTKVAIDSRFDRMFTDKSFRPSEAPVDKRGRPKKGPPSTHASLRHYYKEEEEEEEEEEGTESESAESEEESESESDADTDTDTDADEEGADVEAYDEEESEVKEEVPAIAQETHRLAVVNMDWRYVKAVDLYVLLSSFVPSNGMIESVAVYPSEFGLQRMKEEEVHGPIGLFDDEKENGDDDSDDDEIYNEKLREYEKSRMRYYFAVVECESVATADHIYKECDGLEFIQSSNALDLRFIPDDMEFKHPPRDVATEAPANYECKDFYSRALQHSKVNLSWDEDEPLRAKTLKRKFNDEQLAQLELNEFLNTDESASDDDEEDNNETKDQVDKKAKKREKYRALLQAGDGSEGDSEEDGPQDMEVTFNTGLEDISKHIMEKKDKQSETVWEAYLRKRREKKRARKNKSQYSSDDDSSDDSPQEAAEDADDFFVEEPAVKKKAKTKNKENKNQDIDGADKASKEELELLLADDNGTDAGPRGYNLKFKKGKGKKKDNVIDEAKVPSIAYDDPRFASLFSPDYVIDPTDPQFKRSAAYVRQLAQKQQKGSSEIPVERENVKPPRGAQLSSEDSGMAKKGEEEGSDVLRTKKDKHELSSLVKSIKMKSKQVKLPSDGKTRKDGKLRKRH from the exons ATGGGATCCAAAAACAATGTTAAGACGaacaagagcaagaagaagaaggacaACAGCGAGAAGCACAATTCCAACAACGATTTTGATGAGAAGAACAATAACACCAACGATGGAAGCAATAATGTCATCAGCGACCCTAGATTCTCGTCGCTTCACACCGATCCTCGGTTCCGGGAGGACGCGCCAAAACACAAAACCAAGGTGGCTATCGATTCGCGATTCGACCGAATGTTTACAGATAAGAGCTTCCGGCCCAGTGAAGCCCCCGTTGACAAGAGGGGCAGGCCTAAGAAGGGCCCACCTTCCACTCACGCTTCTCTGAGACACTactataaagaagaagaagaagaagaagaagaagaagaagggactgaGTCGGAATCGGCTGAGTCGGAAGAGGAGAGTGAATCGGAGTCTGATGCCGATACGGATACGGATACAGATGCAGATGAGGAAGGTGCTGACGTGGAGGCTTACGATGAGGAAGAATCTGAAGTGAAG GAAGAGGTGCCGGCGATTGCGCAAGAGACACATAGGCTTGCTGTTGTTAACATGGACTGGAGGTATGTTAAG GCTGTTGACTTGTATGTGTTATTAAGTTCGTTTGTCCCGTCTAATGGAATGATCGAATCGGTAGCTGTCTATCCGTCTGAGTTTGGTCTCCAGCGTATGAAAGAGGAGGAAGTTCATGGCCCCATTGGTCTATTTGATGATGAAAAGGAAAACGGTGACGATGACAGCGATGATGATGAGATTTACAATGAGAAGCTGCGTGAATATGAGAAGAGCAGGATGAG GTACTATTTTGCCGTGGTGGAATGTGAATCGGTTGCCACAGCAGATCATATTTACAAAGAATGTGATGGTCTTGAGTTCATACAATCATCTAATGCACTTGACTTGAGATTTATTCCTGATGACATGGAATTCAAGCACCCACCTCGGGATGTTGCTACAGAG GCACCTGCAAACTATGAATGCAAAGATTTCTATTCTCGAGCACTTCAACACAGTAAAGTTAATCTATCTTGGGATGAGGATGAACCTCTCCGTGCGAAGACCTTGAAACGGAAATTCAATGATGAACAG CTGGCCCAGTTGGAATTGAATGAATTTTTGAACACTGATGAGAGTGcaagtgatgatgatgaagaagataaCAATGAGACAAAGGATCAAGTTGATAAAAAGGCAAAAAAACGAGAAAAATACCGTGCTTTACTCCAAGCTGGTGATGGTTCAGAAGGAGATAGTGAAGAGGATGGTCCCCAGGATATGGAGGTCACCTTCAATACGGGGTTAGAAGATATAAGCAAACATATTATGGAAAAGAAGGATAAACAATCAGAAACAGTTTGGGAAGCGTATCTGAGGAAAAGGCGTGAGAAAAAGAGGGCCAGGAAAAACAAATCTCAGTATTCATCAGATGATGATAGTAGTGATGATTCTCCTCAGGAAGCTGCCGAAGATGCAGATGATTTCTTCGTTGAGGAGCCTGCTGTAAAGAAGAAggcaaaaactaaaaataaagagaataagAACCAAGATATTGATGGAGCTGACAAAGCAAGCAAAGAAGAGCTTGAATTATTGCTTGCTGATGACAATGGAACTGATGCTGGCCCCAGGGGATATAATCTCAAGTTCAAAAAAGGAAAGGGCAAAAAGAAGGATAATGTCATTGATGAGGCTAAAGTACCAAGCATTGCTTATGATGATCCACGTTTTGCATCTCTTTTCTCTCCTGACTATGTAATTGATCCAACTGACCCACAATTTAAGAG GAGCGCGGCATATGTCAGGCAACTAGCACAGAAGCAGCAGAAGGGTAGTTCGGAAATACCAGTGGAAAGGGAGAATGTGAAGCCTCCTAGAGGAGCACAGTTGTCCTCTGAAGATTCTGGCATGGCGAAGAAGGGTGAGGAAGAAGGATCAGATGTTTTGAGAACAAAGAAAGATAAGCACGAGTTGTCATCTTTAGTGAAATCGATTAAGATGAAATCAAAGCAAGTTAAATTGCCCTCAGATGGTAAGACAAGGAAAGATGGAAAATTGCGAAAGAGACATTAG
- the LOC112719619 gene encoding aspartyl protease family protein 1 isoform X1, producing MLTFFCRFAFFILLFLCRCFHGHGAAVFTFPMHHRFSGPVRKWSSAAAGIPPPPEKGTFEYYAELADHDRFLRGRNLGSDLDAGLAFSDGNSTFRISSLGFLHYTTVQLGTPGVKFMVALDTGSDLFWVPCDCTRCAATDGSVFASSLAPDFDLSVYSPNGSTTSKMVTCNNSLCTHRNQCPGTFSNCPYMVSYVSAETSTSGILVEDVLHLTKEDNNDDLVEANIIFGCGQVQSGSFLDVAAPNGLFGLGMEKISVPSILSREGFIADSFSMCFGRDGVGRISFGDKGSLDQEETPFNFNPSHPTYNITVTQVHVGTTLIDVEFTALFDSGTSFTYLVDPIYTKLSDNFHSQVKERRRPPDSRIPFEYCYDMSPDANRSLIPSVSLTMGGGGHFPVYDPIIIITTQNELVYCLAVVKSAELNIIGQNFMTGYHVVFDREKLILGWKKFDCYDIDDHDEIPTRPHSDTVPPAVAAGFGHYPAPDSAAKRTESSSTTVSPPSHHSHSSLLAFFCFLLCCFAYIFRDHSFLWGSGSSR from the exons atgctcACTTTCTTCTGCAGATTCGCATTCTTCATCCTTCTCTTTCTATGCCGCTGCTTCCATGGACATGGCGCCGCCGTCTTCACGTTTCCGATGCACCACCGTTTCTCTGGCCCTGTCCGCAAGTGGTCGTCCGCCGCCGCCGGCATCCCGCCACCGCCGGAGAAGGGAACTTTCGAGTACTACGCTGAGCTTGCTGACCACGACCGCTTCCTCCGCGGCCGCAACCTTGGATCCGATCTCGACGCCGGACTTGCTTTCTCCGACGGCAACTCCACCTTCCGCATCAGCTCCCTCGGATT TTTGCATTACACGACAGTTCAGCTGGGGACTCCAGGAGTGAAGTTCATGGTGGCCCTTGACACTGGAAGTGACTTATTCTGGGTACCCTGTGATTGCACCAGATGTGCAGCTACCGATGGCTCGGTCTTTGCTTCTTCCTTGGCTCCA GATTTTGACCTTAGTGTGTATAGTCCTAATGGATCGACAACGAGCAAAATGGTGACTTGTAACAATAGTCTGTGCACGCATCGCAACCAATGCCCTGGAACATTCAGTAACTGCCCCTACATGGTCTCTTATGTCTCTGCTGAAACTTCTACGTCGGGAATACTAGTAGAGGATGTTCTGCATTTAACGAAAGAAGATAATAATGATGACCTTGTTGAGGCAAATATTATATTTGG CTGTGGACAAGTACAGAGTGGATCATTCTTAGATGTTGCTGCTCCCAATGGTTTGTTTGGGCTGGGTATGGAGAAAATATCAGTTCCTAGCATATTATCGAGGGAAGGCTTTATAGCAGATTCATTCTCCATGTGTTTTGGACGTGATGGCGTTGGAAGGATAAGTTTTGGGGACAAGGGAAGTCTTGATCAAGAAGAGACTCCATTTAATTTTAATCCATCACA CCCTACCTATAACATCACAGTCACTCAAGTCCATGTAGGCACAACTCTAATTGACGTGGAATTCACTGCTCTTTTTGATTCTGGGACATCTTTCACATACTTGGTTGATCCAATCTATACAAAGCTTTCTGATAAT TTTCATTCCCAAGTAAAAGAAAGGCGGCGTCCACCTGATTCAAGAATCCCTTTTGAATATTGTTATGATATGAG TCCTGATGCAAATAGGAGCTTGATACCTAGTGTGAGTTTAACTATGGGAGGTGGAGGCCATTTTCCTGTTTATGATCCAATAATTATTATCACTACTCAG AACGAACTTGTATATTGTCTAGCAGTTGTCAAGAGTGCCGAATTGAACATAATTGGAC AAAACTTCATGACCGGCTACCATGTTGTATTTGATCGGGAAAAGCTCATCCTAGGATGGAAGAAATTTGATT GTTATGACATTGACGATCATGACGAAATTCCAACAAGACCACACTCAGATACTGTGCCTCCTGCAGTGGCTGCCGGTTTCGGTCATTACCCCGCTCCAGACTCTGCTGCCAAAAGGACAGAAAGCAGTTCCACCACTGTATCACCACCATCCCATCATAGTCATAGTTCACTTCTGGcttttttctgttttctcttgTGTTGTTTTGCTTACATATTCAGGGATCACTCGTTTCTATGGGGGAGTGGTAGTTCACGGTGA
- the LOC112719623 gene encoding uncharacterized protein, which produces MALAHYLVAVPIEPSPKSPKSSLLNPPFSISSNSLNLFASLPSKPHKQHSLFSRFRRVTHKAKAKAQEPEVSAASDAFTQFKHLLLPITDRNPYLSEGTRQAIATTTALAKKYGADITVIVIDEQQKESLPEHETQLSSIRWHISEGGFKDYNLLERLGEGSKPTAIIGDVADELNLDLVVISMEAIHTKHIDANLLAEFIPCPVMLLPL; this is translated from the exons ATGGCGCTTGCTCACTATTTGGTTGCAGTTCCCATTGAACCTTCCCCTAAATCCCCAAAATCTTCCTTATTGAATCCACCATTTTCAATTTCATCAAACAGTTTAAACTTGTTTGCTTCTCTCCCTTCCAAACCTCATAAACAACACTCTCTATTCTCCAGATTCCGCAGGGTCACCCATAAAG CTAAGGCTAAGGCACAAGAACCTGAAGTGAGTGCAGCTAGTGATGCCTTTACACAATTCAAGCATCTGCTTTTGCCTATTACTGATAGGAATCCTTATCTCTCTGAAGGAACAAGACAA GCTATAGCAACTACCACTGCTTTGGCAAAAAAGTATGGAGCTGACATTACAGTAATAG TTATTGATGAACAGCAGAAAGAGTCACTACCTGAGCACGAGACGCAACTATCCAGCATCCGCTGGCATATTTCTGAAG GTGGATTCAAGGATTACAACTTACTCGAGCGGCTCGGAGAAGGGAGCAAGCCAACGGCGATCATTGGCGATGTTGCCGACGAGCTCAATTTGGACTTGGTAGTTATTAGCATGGAAGCAATCCACACAAAGCATATAGATGCAAACTTGCTTGCCGAGTTCATTCCATGTCCTGTTATGCTTCTGCCATTGTAG
- the LOC112719619 gene encoding aspartyl protease family protein 1 isoform X3 produces the protein MDMAPPSSRFRCTTVSLALSASGRPPPPASRHRRRRELSSTTLSLLTTTASSAAATLDPISTPDLLSPTATPPSASAPSDFQLGTPGVKFMVALDTGSDLFWVPCDCTRCAATDGSVFASSLAPDFDLSVYSPNGSTTSKMVTCNNSLCTHRNQCPGTFSNCPYMVSYVSAETSTSGILVEDVLHLTKEDNNDDLVEANIIFGCGQVQSGSFLDVAAPNGLFGLGMEKISVPSILSREGFIADSFSMCFGRDGVGRISFGDKGSLDQEETPFNFNPSHPTYNITVTQVHVGTTLIDVEFTALFDSGTSFTYLVDPIYTKLSDNFHSQVKERRRPPDSRIPFEYCYDMSPDANRSLIPSVSLTMGGGGHFPVYDPIIIITTQNELVYCLAVVKSAELNIIGQNFMTGYHVVFDREKLILGWKKFDCYDIDDHDEIPTRPHSDTVPPAVAAGFGHYPAPDSAAKRTESSSTTVSPPSHHSHSSLLAFFCFLLCCFAYIFRDHSFLWGSGSSR, from the exons ATGGACATGGCGCCGCCGTCTTCACGTTTCCGATGCACCACCGTTTCTCTGGCCCTGTCCGCAAGTGGTCGTCCGCCGCCGCCGGCATCCCGCCACCGCCGGAGAAGGGAACTTTCGAGTACTACGCTGAGCTTGCTGACCACGACCGCTTCCTCCGCGGCCGCAACCTTGGATCCGATCTCGACGCCGGACTTGCTTTCTCCGACGGCAACTCCACCTTCCGCATCAGCTCCCTCGGATT TTCAGCTGGGGACTCCAGGAGTGAAGTTCATGGTGGCCCTTGACACTGGAAGTGACTTATTCTGGGTACCCTGTGATTGCACCAGATGTGCAGCTACCGATGGCTCGGTCTTTGCTTCTTCCTTGGCTCCA GATTTTGACCTTAGTGTGTATAGTCCTAATGGATCGACAACGAGCAAAATGGTGACTTGTAACAATAGTCTGTGCACGCATCGCAACCAATGCCCTGGAACATTCAGTAACTGCCCCTACATGGTCTCTTATGTCTCTGCTGAAACTTCTACGTCGGGAATACTAGTAGAGGATGTTCTGCATTTAACGAAAGAAGATAATAATGATGACCTTGTTGAGGCAAATATTATATTTGG CTGTGGACAAGTACAGAGTGGATCATTCTTAGATGTTGCTGCTCCCAATGGTTTGTTTGGGCTGGGTATGGAGAAAATATCAGTTCCTAGCATATTATCGAGGGAAGGCTTTATAGCAGATTCATTCTCCATGTGTTTTGGACGTGATGGCGTTGGAAGGATAAGTTTTGGGGACAAGGGAAGTCTTGATCAAGAAGAGACTCCATTTAATTTTAATCCATCACA CCCTACCTATAACATCACAGTCACTCAAGTCCATGTAGGCACAACTCTAATTGACGTGGAATTCACTGCTCTTTTTGATTCTGGGACATCTTTCACATACTTGGTTGATCCAATCTATACAAAGCTTTCTGATAAT TTTCATTCCCAAGTAAAAGAAAGGCGGCGTCCACCTGATTCAAGAATCCCTTTTGAATATTGTTATGATATGAG TCCTGATGCAAATAGGAGCTTGATACCTAGTGTGAGTTTAACTATGGGAGGTGGAGGCCATTTTCCTGTTTATGATCCAATAATTATTATCACTACTCAG AACGAACTTGTATATTGTCTAGCAGTTGTCAAGAGTGCCGAATTGAACATAATTGGAC AAAACTTCATGACCGGCTACCATGTTGTATTTGATCGGGAAAAGCTCATCCTAGGATGGAAGAAATTTGATT GTTATGACATTGACGATCATGACGAAATTCCAACAAGACCACACTCAGATACTGTGCCTCCTGCAGTGGCTGCCGGTTTCGGTCATTACCCCGCTCCAGACTCTGCTGCCAAAAGGACAGAAAGCAGTTCCACCACTGTATCACCACCATCCCATCATAGTCATAGTTCACTTCTGGcttttttctgttttctcttgTGTTGTTTTGCTTACATATTCAGGGATCACTCGTTTCTATGGGGGAGTGGTAGTTCACGGTGA